A part of Amycolatopsis camponoti genomic DNA contains:
- a CDS encoding acyl-CoA dehydrogenase family protein gives MEPLKDKLTADFYDFEALLPDDERKLLVQAREFMTNDVKPLVNENWEAGTFPKELIGMFRESGLAGLPYEGYGEHKPAVSHLLTGMMAMEMSRIDASVATFFGVHNGLAMYSIYSGGDQEQRDRWLPEMAAMDKIGAFAMTEPLGGSDVAGGMRTTAKRDGDSWILNGAKKWIGNATFADYIVVWARDVDDNHVKGFVVEKDMPGFVPEKIEGKIAFRIVENAEITLTDVRVPEANRLQGINGFRDVAEILRATRGGVAWQALGVAIGAYEAALAYAQERQQFGRPIARFQLVQDLLVKSLGNITASWGMLVQLARLQDAGIFKDEHSSLAKAFVTSRMREVVAWSREIFGGNGIVLGYDVARFFADAEAIYSFEGTREMNTLIVGKAITGQSAFV, from the coding sequence ATGGAACCGCTCAAGGACAAGCTGACCGCCGACTTCTACGACTTCGAGGCACTGCTCCCGGACGACGAGCGCAAGCTGCTCGTGCAGGCCCGCGAGTTCATGACCAACGACGTCAAGCCGCTGGTGAACGAGAACTGGGAAGCCGGCACCTTCCCGAAGGAACTGATCGGGATGTTCCGCGAGAGCGGCCTCGCCGGCCTGCCCTACGAGGGCTACGGCGAGCACAAGCCCGCGGTCAGCCACCTGCTCACCGGCATGATGGCGATGGAGATGAGCCGCATCGACGCCTCGGTCGCGACGTTCTTCGGTGTCCACAACGGACTCGCGATGTACTCGATCTACTCCGGCGGCGACCAGGAACAGCGTGACCGCTGGCTCCCCGAGATGGCCGCGATGGACAAGATCGGCGCGTTCGCGATGACCGAGCCGCTCGGCGGGTCCGATGTGGCCGGTGGCATGCGCACCACAGCCAAGCGCGACGGCGACAGCTGGATCCTCAACGGCGCCAAGAAGTGGATCGGCAACGCGACCTTCGCCGACTACATCGTCGTCTGGGCGCGCGACGTCGACGACAACCACGTCAAGGGTTTCGTCGTCGAGAAGGACATGCCGGGCTTCGTGCCGGAGAAGATCGAGGGCAAGATCGCGTTCCGGATCGTCGAGAACGCCGAGATCACCCTGACCGACGTCCGCGTGCCGGAGGCGAACCGCCTGCAGGGCATCAACGGCTTCCGCGACGTCGCCGAGATCCTGCGCGCCACCCGCGGCGGCGTCGCGTGGCAGGCCCTCGGGGTGGCGATCGGCGCCTACGAAGCCGCGCTCGCCTACGCCCAGGAGCGGCAGCAGTTCGGCCGGCCGATCGCGCGGTTCCAGCTGGTGCAGGACCTGCTCGTGAAGAGCCTCGGCAACATCACCGCGTCGTGGGGCATGCTCGTGCAGCTCGCCCGGCTGCAGGACGCGGGCATCTTCAAGGACGAGCACTCGTCACTCGCCAAGGCGTTCGTCACTTCGCGGATGCGTGAGGTCGTCGCGTGGAGCCGGGAGATCTTCGGCGGCAACGGGATCGTGCTCGGCTACGACGTCGCACGGTTCTTCGCCGACGCCGAGGCGATCTACTCGTTCGAAGGCACGCGCGAGATGAACACGCTGATCGTCGGGAAGGCGATCACCGGGCAGAGCGCGTTCGTGTAA
- a CDS encoding 3-hydroxyacyl-CoA dehydrogenase NAD-binding domain-containing protein has product MKNAAVIGAGTIGLSWTALFAHHGLTVRVTDPRPDLAEAIADALKTFAPHLGTTAADLASRVSIATDVAEAVRDADVVQENGPESVEFKKDLFAKLEQEAPAHALLLSSSSAIPSTAFTEEIDGTRVLIGHPFNPPHLIPLVEVVPGEHTSQESVDKAVEFYTSLGRTPVVERKEIPGFVGNRLQNALSREAIYLVEQGVVTPEDLDKVITNSLGIRWATVGPFLGSHLGGGPGGYRHMAEHIGKSMKKMWAGLGTPSQSPEEQERLIEAVEQAYGSSTYSELAETRDRKQLAVLHAVEEN; this is encoded by the coding sequence ATGAAGAACGCCGCAGTCATCGGTGCCGGCACCATCGGCCTGTCCTGGACGGCGCTGTTCGCCCACCACGGCCTGACCGTCCGGGTCACCGATCCCCGCCCCGACCTCGCCGAAGCCATCGCGGACGCACTGAAGACGTTCGCCCCGCACCTCGGCACGACCGCCGCCGACTTGGCGAGCCGGGTGAGCATCGCCACCGACGTGGCCGAAGCCGTGCGCGACGCGGATGTCGTGCAGGAGAACGGACCCGAGAGCGTCGAGTTCAAAAAGGACCTGTTCGCCAAGCTGGAGCAGGAAGCCCCGGCCCACGCACTGTTGCTGAGTTCGTCGAGCGCCATTCCGTCCACGGCCTTCACCGAAGAGATCGACGGAACGCGGGTCCTCATCGGACACCCGTTCAACCCGCCGCACCTGATCCCCCTGGTCGAGGTCGTCCCCGGCGAGCACACCAGCCAGGAGTCGGTGGACAAGGCCGTCGAGTTCTACACCTCCCTCGGCCGGACGCCGGTCGTGGAGCGCAAGGAGATCCCCGGGTTCGTCGGCAACCGGCTCCAGAACGCGCTCAGCCGCGAGGCCATCTACCTCGTCGAGCAGGGCGTGGTGACGCCGGAGGACCTGGACAAGGTCATCACCAACTCGCTCGGGATCCGCTGGGCGACCGTCGGGCCGTTCCTCGGCTCGCACCTCGGTGGCGGCCCCGGCGGCTACCGGCACATGGCCGAGCACATCGGCAAGTCCATGAAGAAGATGTGGGCAGGCCTGGGCACCCCCAGCCAGAGCCCGGAAGAGCAGGAACGGCTCATCGAAGCCGTCGAACAGGCTTACGGCTCCTCCACGTACTCGGAACTCGCCGAGACGCGCGACCGCAAGCAGCTCGCCGTTTTGCACGCAGTGGAGGAGAACTGA
- a CDS encoding acetoacetate decarboxylase, which yields MKIEEVRQHVTTPLTAPAFAPVVPRFTNREYLNIVYRTDADALRAVVPEPLQVEEPLVRFEVMKMGDVSGYGPYTESGQAIEVSFDGERGEYLHAMYLDNFPATASGREVSAYPKTVGSPNLYVDNGVLVGTLDYGTLRVATATMGYKHHELDARAAEQQITVPTFMLKTIPGYDGAPRVQELVRTEITDVVVKEAYTGPARLQLFQHVLAPLADLPVLEVVSASHILTDLTLAPVKPVFDYLKGALV from the coding sequence ATGAAGATCGAAGAAGTCCGGCAGCACGTGACCACTCCCCTGACCGCCCCGGCGTTCGCGCCGGTGGTCCCGAGGTTCACCAACCGCGAGTACCTGAACATCGTCTACCGGACCGACGCCGACGCCCTGCGCGCCGTCGTCCCGGAGCCCCTTCAGGTCGAAGAACCGTTGGTGCGCTTCGAGGTCATGAAGATGGGCGACGTCTCCGGCTACGGCCCGTACACCGAGTCCGGCCAGGCGATCGAGGTCAGCTTCGACGGCGAGCGCGGCGAGTACCTGCACGCGATGTACCTCGACAACTTCCCGGCGACGGCGTCCGGCCGCGAGGTCAGCGCGTACCCGAAGACCGTCGGGTCGCCGAACCTCTATGTCGACAACGGCGTTCTCGTGGGCACGCTGGACTACGGGACGCTCCGGGTGGCGACCGCGACCATGGGCTACAAGCACCACGAGCTGGACGCCCGCGCGGCCGAGCAGCAGATCACGGTCCCGACGTTCATGCTCAAGACGATCCCCGGCTACGACGGCGCGCCCCGCGTGCAGGAGCTGGTCCGCACCGAGATCACCGACGTAGTGGTCAAGGAGGCCTACACCGGCCCCGCGCGGCTGCAGCTGTTCCAGCACGTCCTGGCCCCGCTGGCCGACCTGCCCGTGCTGGAGGTCGTCTCCGCGAGCCACATCCTCACCGACCTGACGCTCGCCCCGGTCAAGCCGGTCTTCGACTACCTGAAGGGAGCGCTTGTATGA
- a CDS encoding crotonase/enoyl-CoA hydratase family protein, with product MTEVRTERIGSTLLITIDRPQARNAVNAAVATQLAAALDDLESDPTLRAGVLTGAENTFSAGMDLKAALKGESPEIPGRGFGGLTEAELAKPLIAAVEGFAMGGGFELALGCDLIVAAENAKFGLPEVKRGLIAAGGGVLRLPKRIPHHLAMEFLLTGEPVTGHRAGELGLVNRVTPAGDAAAVALQLAEKLAENAPLALAAVKKIVRAADPKAVQREEVKKLMQSRDVREGMTAFAERRAPKWTGE from the coding sequence ATGACCGAAGTACGCACCGAACGGATCGGCAGCACCCTGCTGATCACGATCGACCGGCCGCAGGCCCGCAACGCGGTCAACGCCGCCGTCGCGACCCAGCTGGCCGCCGCCCTCGACGACCTCGAGAGCGACCCCACGCTCCGGGCGGGTGTCCTCACCGGCGCCGAGAACACCTTCAGCGCCGGGATGGACCTCAAGGCCGCGCTCAAGGGCGAGTCACCGGAGATCCCGGGACGCGGGTTCGGCGGCCTGACCGAAGCCGAGCTGGCCAAGCCGCTGATCGCCGCGGTCGAAGGGTTCGCGATGGGTGGCGGGTTCGAACTCGCGCTCGGCTGCGACCTCATCGTCGCCGCCGAAAACGCCAAGTTCGGCCTCCCGGAAGTGAAGCGCGGCCTGATCGCCGCCGGTGGTGGCGTGCTCCGGCTGCCGAAGCGGATCCCGCACCACCTGGCGATGGAGTTCCTCCTCACCGGCGAGCCGGTCACCGGCCACCGCGCCGGCGAGCTGGGCCTGGTCAACCGCGTGACCCCGGCCGGCGACGCCGCCGCCGTCGCGCTCCAGCTGGCCGAGAAGCTGGCGGAGAACGCGCCCCTCGCGCTCGCCGCCGTCAAGAAGATCGTGCGCGCGGCGGATCCGAAAGCCGTGCAGCGCGAGGAAGTCAAGAAACTGATGCAGTCCCGAGACGTCCGCGAGGGCATGACCGCCTTCGCCGAGCGCCGCGCTCCGAAGTGGACAGGCGAATGA
- a CDS encoding CaiB/BaiF CoA transferase family protein yields the protein MTNSTGPLDGVRVIDLSTVVMGPYAAQILGDLGADVIKIESPADTVRVGQYRTTPGMTPLNLNVNRNKRSVALNLKDETEREQALKLIDTADVLITNMRPGALSRLGLNYADVAERNPRLVYAHAQGFRGDSDRAGNAAYDETVQASSGLVDVTNRALGEPVYLPTIIGDKVSSLTIAYSVLAALVHRDKTGQGQQIEIPMTDTLLAFNLVEHLAGHTYEPAEGPTGFALSMTKGHAAVRTKDGLACVIPYNPKNFRDFFAAAERPDLAQDPRVNGEAIDRVDNEWLTEQIAACAPALTTEEWSEVCAKHSIPMAPVLELDHAHEDPYVRDGHLLDTVEHPSEGAIRTVGIPVKFSATPGSIRRLAPLAGQDTAEVLAELN from the coding sequence ATGACGAACAGCACCGGCCCGCTCGACGGCGTGCGTGTGATCGACCTCTCCACCGTGGTGATGGGCCCGTACGCGGCCCAGATCCTCGGCGACCTGGGCGCCGACGTGATCAAGATCGAGTCCCCCGCGGACACCGTGCGGGTGGGCCAGTACCGCACCACGCCGGGCATGACGCCGCTGAACCTGAACGTCAACCGCAACAAGCGCAGCGTGGCCCTCAACCTCAAGGACGAAACCGAGCGCGAGCAGGCGCTCAAGCTGATCGACACCGCCGACGTGCTGATCACCAACATGCGCCCTGGCGCGCTGAGCCGCCTCGGGCTGAACTACGCCGACGTCGCCGAGCGCAACCCGCGCCTGGTCTACGCCCACGCGCAGGGCTTCCGCGGCGACTCCGACCGCGCCGGCAACGCCGCCTACGACGAGACCGTGCAGGCCTCCTCCGGCCTGGTCGACGTCACCAACCGGGCACTGGGCGAGCCGGTCTACCTGCCGACGATCATCGGCGACAAGGTGTCGTCGCTGACCATCGCCTACAGCGTGCTCGCCGCGCTGGTGCACCGCGACAAGACCGGCCAGGGCCAGCAGATCGAGATCCCGATGACGGACACGCTGCTCGCGTTCAACCTGGTCGAGCACCTCGCCGGGCACACCTACGAGCCGGCCGAAGGCCCCACCGGGTTCGCGCTGTCGATGACGAAGGGCCACGCCGCGGTCCGCACCAAGGACGGCCTCGCCTGCGTCATCCCCTACAACCCGAAGAACTTCCGCGACTTCTTCGCCGCTGCCGAGCGCCCCGACCTCGCGCAGGACCCGCGCGTGAACGGCGAGGCCATCGACCGCGTCGACAACGAGTGGCTGACCGAGCAGATCGCCGCGTGCGCCCCGGCGCTGACCACCGAAGAGTGGTCCGAGGTCTGCGCGAAGCACAGCATCCCGATGGCGCCGGTGCTCGAACTGGACCACGCGCACGAGGACCCGTACGTCCGCGACGGCCACCTGCTCGACACCGTCGAGCACCCGAGCGAGGGCGCCATCCGCACGGTCGGCATCCCGGTGAAGTTCTCCGCGACGCCCGGCTCGATCCGCCGCTTGGCCCCGCTGGCCGGCCAGGACACCGCCGAAGTCCTCGCGGAACTGAACTGA
- a CDS encoding LysR family transcriptional regulator — translation MEMLHLRYFVAVAEELNFSAAARKLHMAASPLSQRIKDLEHELGQQLFERSTHHVTLTAAGAALLPLARDVLEQVNAIPWRLKEATEPQRSTVFLGMPAGVHPDLRDRVNTLAGRVRERYELKRWPGTTADLVQGVHEGKLALTLARLPVTDPALDQVPVMSERLGAVVPADLFAGRDSVSLAELTEFPYVASPGEITPAYFDQLDHQLNELGIKKRIRLTNTGYGGTSEIISSGEAFSISMLDDKSPMHGYRLDNVIVLPFTDFRPQLDTGLLWRRDRTDGDLQELVEAAKDVFKNPITT, via the coding sequence ATGGAGATGCTGCACCTGCGCTACTTCGTCGCGGTCGCCGAGGAACTGAACTTCTCCGCGGCCGCGCGGAAGCTGCACATGGCCGCCTCCCCGCTCAGCCAGCGGATCAAGGACCTCGAGCACGAGCTGGGGCAGCAGCTGTTCGAGCGCAGCACCCACCACGTCACGCTCACCGCCGCCGGGGCCGCGCTGCTGCCGCTCGCCCGGGACGTCCTCGAGCAGGTCAACGCCATTCCGTGGCGGCTCAAGGAGGCGACCGAGCCGCAGCGCAGCACCGTTTTCCTCGGCATGCCCGCCGGGGTGCACCCCGACCTGCGGGACCGCGTCAACACCCTCGCCGGGCGCGTTCGCGAACGGTACGAGCTGAAGCGCTGGCCCGGCACCACCGCCGACCTCGTCCAGGGCGTGCACGAGGGCAAGCTCGCCCTCACGCTGGCCCGGCTGCCGGTCACCGATCCCGCGCTCGACCAGGTGCCGGTGATGTCGGAACGGCTCGGCGCGGTCGTCCCGGCCGATCTCTTCGCCGGCCGGGACTCGGTGAGCCTCGCCGAGCTGACCGAATTCCCGTACGTGGCCTCACCTGGGGAAATCACGCCGGCGTACTTCGACCAGCTCGACCACCAATTGAACGAGCTCGGCATCAAGAAACGGATTCGCCTGACCAATACCGGCTACGGCGGGACGTCGGAAATCATTTCCAGCGGCGAAGCCTTTTCCATTTCCATGCTCGACGACAAGAGCCCGATGCACGGTTACCGGCTCGACAACGTCATCGTCCTCCCCTTCACCGACTTCCGCCCCCAGCTGGACACCGGCCTGCTCTGGCGCCGCGACCGCACCGACGGCGACCTGCAGGAGCTCGTCGAAGCCGCGAAAGACGTCTTCAAAAACCCGATCACCACCTAG
- a CDS encoding TetR/AcrR family transcriptional regulator has product MTARARRSDARDNQALVLAAAKEVFAEDGPDAPLDRIARRAGVGNATLYRHFPNRRELVVAVYADEVAELRSRADLDADYPGEALFAWLGLFVEHVRTKRALALSLTDPAGDHESLFAGWHAAMNTTAAALLDRARTAGAVAVDVTELDLLLLATGIALSGAGPRTPHLLGMVRRGASPP; this is encoded by the coding sequence ATGACCGCACGGGCCCGCCGATCGGACGCGCGGGACAACCAGGCGCTCGTGCTCGCCGCGGCGAAGGAGGTCTTCGCCGAAGACGGCCCGGACGCGCCGCTCGACCGCATCGCCCGTCGCGCCGGCGTCGGCAACGCCACCCTGTACCGGCACTTCCCGAACCGGCGCGAGCTGGTCGTCGCGGTGTACGCCGACGAAGTCGCGGAGCTGAGAAGCCGCGCGGACCTCGACGCCGACTACCCCGGCGAAGCGCTCTTCGCCTGGCTCGGGCTGTTCGTCGAGCACGTGCGGACGAAGCGCGCCCTCGCGCTTTCGCTGACCGATCCCGCGGGGGACCACGAGAGCCTGTTCGCCGGCTGGCACGCGGCGATGAACACGACCGCCGCCGCCCTGCTCGACCGCGCGCGGACCGCCGGGGCGGTGGCCGTCGACGTCACCGAGCTGGACCTCCTCCTGCTCGCCACGGGCATCGCGTTGTCCGGCGCCGGACCCCGCACACCCCACCTCCTGGGGATGGTCCGCCGAGGCGCGTCGCCCCCCTGA
- a CDS encoding ester cyclase: protein MDAAEVHRRLVALTPFTAESLAEGLRYIDPQVVDHRGGAGGDHHGIDAWRAKWEAMLGGEFFADFRDVGVRVEQNVADGEFSVNRYTSTGTQLSTGRSYAVTSMDMIRVRDGRVVEHWALMDVTDRAAQLAPPVSPGAGEPSRPTPPGGT from the coding sequence ATGGATGCCGCCGAGGTCCACCGCCGCTTGGTCGCGTTGACGCCGTTCACCGCGGAGAGCCTCGCCGAAGGCCTGCGCTACATCGACCCGCAGGTGGTCGACCACCGCGGCGGCGCGGGCGGCGACCACCACGGCATCGACGCCTGGCGCGCGAAGTGGGAGGCCATGCTCGGCGGCGAGTTCTTCGCGGACTTTCGCGACGTCGGCGTGCGGGTCGAGCAGAACGTCGCCGACGGCGAGTTTTCGGTCAACCGCTACACGAGCACGGGAACGCAGCTCTCGACCGGCCGCAGCTACGCCGTGACCAGCATGGACATGATCCGCGTCCGCGACGGCCGGGTCGTCGAGCACTGGGCCCTGATGGACGTGACGGACCGCGCGGCCCAGCTGGCCCCGCCGGTCAGCCCAGGTGCAGGGGAACCGTCGCGTCCGACGCCGCCAGGGGGAACGTGA
- a CDS encoding HAMP domain-containing sensor histidine kinase, with protein MRYRGTLAGRITLVCLAVAGVAVIVAGLVAARLIRTTADNVLQSSLAAQADVVASQLDETGIGNRLGVGKVADVVRGQGISVVVRRAGGPAAGDAVAVQAAGKLGLGADHSGRVTAGGAQYLVETRVVGTRGAAFALVQPARSAEATQRALVRSIALALGIGLLVAALAGWFSGRLLGRPLRRAALAAGSLRAGRRDVRVPVEGPREVAEVAGSLNSLADALAVSEARQRDFLLSVSHELRTPLTAVTGFAEAIADGVATGPDAVRAGQTIQREAVRLERLVTDLLELARLGADEFRLDVASLDLGALVRDCADVWQLRCAREDVRLSVSVPSSPVPVLADARRLRQVVDGLAENALRVTPAGAPMVFSLSVSGASAHVSVRDGGPGLAPEDYAVAFERGVLNARYRDRRPVGSGIGLALVHGLVTRMGGTLTAGPAPEGGAAFTITFPLAASDATVPLHLG; from the coding sequence ATGAGGTACCGCGGCACCCTGGCCGGGCGGATCACGCTGGTCTGCCTCGCCGTCGCGGGCGTGGCGGTGATCGTCGCGGGGCTCGTCGCGGCCCGGCTGATCCGGACGACGGCGGACAACGTGCTGCAGTCGTCGCTGGCCGCGCAGGCCGACGTCGTCGCGTCGCAGCTCGACGAGACCGGCATCGGGAACCGGCTCGGCGTCGGCAAGGTGGCCGACGTCGTGCGCGGGCAGGGCATCTCAGTGGTGGTCCGGCGCGCGGGCGGGCCGGCGGCGGGCGACGCGGTCGCCGTGCAGGCCGCGGGCAAGCTCGGGCTCGGCGCGGACCACTCCGGGCGCGTCACGGCCGGCGGCGCGCAGTACCTCGTCGAGACGCGGGTGGTCGGCACGCGCGGGGCGGCGTTCGCGCTGGTGCAGCCGGCTCGCAGTGCGGAAGCGACGCAACGCGCGCTGGTGCGCAGCATCGCGCTGGCGCTGGGCATCGGGCTGCTGGTGGCCGCGCTCGCGGGCTGGTTCTCGGGCCGGCTGCTCGGCCGTCCGCTGCGGCGGGCCGCACTGGCCGCGGGATCGCTGCGGGCGGGCCGGCGCGACGTCCGGGTGCCGGTGGAGGGGCCGCGCGAGGTGGCGGAGGTCGCCGGGTCGCTGAACTCGCTGGCCGACGCGCTGGCCGTGAGCGAAGCGCGGCAGCGGGACTTCCTGCTGTCGGTGTCGCACGAGCTGCGAACGCCGCTGACCGCCGTGACGGGGTTCGCCGAGGCGATCGCGGACGGCGTCGCGACCGGTCCCGACGCGGTCCGGGCCGGTCAGACGATCCAACGCGAGGCGGTGCGGCTGGAGCGGCTGGTGACGGACCTGCTGGAGCTGGCCCGGCTGGGGGCCGACGAGTTCCGGCTGGACGTCGCGTCGCTGGACCTGGGTGCGCTGGTGCGCGACTGCGCCGACGTCTGGCAGCTGCGGTGCGCGCGGGAGGACGTGCGGTTGTCCGTTTCGGTGCCGTCTTCGCCGGTCCCGGTCCTGGCGGACGCGCGGCGGCTGCGTCAGGTGGTCGACGGGCTGGCGGAGAACGCATTGCGGGTGACCCCGGCCGGCGCCCCCATGGTGTTTTCGCTGTCGGTGTCCGGTGCTTCCGCTCACGTTTCGGTCCGCGACGGCGGCCCCGGCCTGGCGCCGGAGGACTACGCGGTGGCGTTCGAGCGCGGCGTGCTGAACGCCCGCTACCGCGACCGCCGTCCGGTCGGGTCGGGCATCGGGCTGGCCCTGGTCCACGGCCTGGTCACGCGCATGGGCGGAACCCTGACCGCGGGCCCGGCCCCGGAGGGCGGCGCGGCCTTCACGATCACGTTCCCCCTGGCGGCGTCGGACGCGACGGTTCCCCTGCACCTGGGCTGA
- a CDS encoding response regulator transcription factor, producing MGSPGRGLVLVVEDEAAIAELAALYLKRDGFGVHVEPDGGRALDAVRRLKPVAIVLDIGLSGMDGIEICKTLRAGGDWTPVLFVTARDDELDRLLGLEIGADDYLTKPFSPRELAARVRTVLRRASGAAPAAETFAVGGARVDLTSRRAWAGDAEVSLTSTEFDLLTHLLRHPGQVLSRDQLLSAVWGYAAAAGTRTVDVHVAQLRAKLGASSPIRTVRGIGYAADQA from the coding sequence ATGGGGTCACCGGGGCGCGGCCTCGTCCTCGTGGTCGAGGACGAGGCCGCGATCGCCGAGCTGGCGGCGCTCTACCTCAAGCGCGACGGCTTCGGCGTGCACGTCGAGCCGGACGGCGGCCGGGCGCTCGACGCCGTCCGGCGGCTCAAGCCGGTGGCCATCGTGCTCGACATCGGACTGTCCGGAATGGACGGTATCGAGATCTGCAAGACGCTGCGCGCGGGCGGGGACTGGACGCCGGTGCTGTTCGTCACCGCCCGCGACGACGAGCTGGACCGCCTGCTGGGCCTGGAGATCGGCGCCGACGACTACCTGACGAAGCCGTTCAGCCCGCGCGAGCTGGCCGCCCGGGTCCGGACGGTGCTGCGGCGCGCGTCGGGGGCGGCACCGGCTGCCGAGACGTTCGCCGTGGGCGGCGCGCGCGTCGACCTCACCAGCCGCCGCGCCTGGGCCGGAGACGCCGAGGTTTCCCTGACGTCCACCGAGTTCGACCTCCTCACGCACCTGCTCCGGCACCCGGGGCAGGTGCTTTCGCGCGACCAGCTGCTGAGCGCCGTCTGGGGCTACGCCGCCGCGGCCGGCACGCGGACGGTGGACGTCCACGTGGCGCAGCTGCGGGCGAAACTGGGTGCGTCGAGTCCGATCCGGACGGTCCGCGGCATCGGCTACGCGGCGGACCAGGCATGA
- a CDS encoding TetR/AcrR family transcriptional regulator: MIDASPRAKLLDAAIDRIAHHGGASKSLRALATDLGTSHRMLIYHFGSKEGLLTAVAREVEARQRAALAGLDPAEFWRRLTADDLRANEKLFFQLYGQALGGTPGTAEFLDGVIEDWLGPIEALLAERGVPEADRPAHARLGLAVTRGLLLDLVTTGDLDAVNAAMEQFTARY, from the coding sequence ATGATCGACGCAAGCCCCCGCGCGAAGCTCCTCGACGCGGCGATCGACCGCATCGCCCACCACGGCGGCGCGAGCAAGAGCCTGCGGGCGCTGGCCACCGACCTCGGCACCAGCCACCGGATGCTGATCTACCACTTCGGCTCCAAGGAAGGCCTGCTCACGGCCGTCGCGCGCGAGGTCGAAGCCCGCCAGCGGGCGGCGCTGGCCGGCCTGGACCCGGCGGAGTTCTGGCGCCGGCTCACCGCGGACGACCTGCGCGCCAACGAAAAGCTCTTCTTCCAGCTCTACGGCCAGGCCCTAGGCGGCACCCCGGGAACGGCCGAGTTCCTCGACGGCGTCATCGAGGACTGGCTGGGCCCGATCGAGGCATTGCTGGCCGAGCGCGGAGTTCCCGAAGCCGACCGACCGGCACACGCCCGGCTCGGCCTGGCCGTGACGCGCGGCCTGCTGCTGGACCTCGTCACGACGGGTGACCTGGACGCCGTGAACGCGGCGATGGAGCAGTTCACGGCGCGCTACTGA
- a CDS encoding SRPBCC family protein codes for MVQRISVRGVTAADADTVYALLRDGASWPRWSPLGSFELVREGEGEPEGLGAIRLFRTGGIRSYEKIVALEPGRRFGYALDHGLPLRDYVAYVDLAPVDGGTEIHWHSTFTAKIPGTGWFYRRFLGRFIGRVVAGLVDAAGVRAAP; via the coding sequence ATGGTACAGAGAATCTCGGTCCGCGGGGTGACGGCCGCGGACGCCGACACGGTGTACGCGTTGCTGCGGGACGGCGCGAGCTGGCCCCGCTGGTCGCCCCTGGGGTCGTTCGAGCTGGTCCGCGAAGGCGAGGGCGAGCCCGAAGGCCTCGGCGCCATCCGGCTGTTCCGGACCGGCGGCATCCGCTCGTACGAGAAGATCGTCGCGCTCGAACCCGGCCGCCGGTTCGGCTACGCACTGGATCACGGCCTGCCGCTGCGGGACTACGTCGCCTACGTCGACCTCGCGCCGGTGGACGGCGGCACGGAGATCCACTGGCACTCGACGTTCACGGCGAAGATCCCCGGCACCGGCTGGTTCTACCGCCGGTTCCTCGGCCGCTTCATCGGGCGGGTGGTCGCCGGGCTGGTCGACGCGGCCGGGGTGCGCGCGGCCCCATAA
- a CDS encoding TetR/AcrR family transcriptional regulator, whose product MRVRLLDATIDCLVEYGYAGTTTTRVADRAGVTRGAQVHHFPTKADLVTSAIRHLAEKRTEVAMAELDRLRASSDPVGDALQLMWEMHQGPVFSATVELWVASRTDPELRGQMAAVEPIATSSLVEFGKALLPEHAAHHEFLHAVYTAMDVVRGILIASWATRGQDELEARWERGRRHLRLLFTTLMAATA is encoded by the coding sequence ATGCGCGTCCGGCTGCTCGACGCGACGATCGACTGCCTCGTCGAGTACGGCTACGCGGGCACGACGACCACGCGGGTGGCCGACCGCGCCGGCGTCACGCGCGGCGCGCAGGTGCACCACTTCCCGACGAAGGCCGACCTGGTGACCTCGGCGATCCGGCACCTGGCCGAGAAGCGCACCGAGGTCGCGATGGCCGAGCTCGACCGGCTGCGCGCGTCCAGCGACCCGGTCGGCGACGCGCTGCAGCTGATGTGGGAGATGCACCAGGGGCCGGTGTTCTCGGCGACGGTCGAGCTGTGGGTCGCCTCCCGCACGGACCCGGAGCTGCGCGGTCAGATGGCGGCGGTCGAGCCGATCGCGACGTCGAGTCTCGTGGAGTTCGGCAAGGCGCTGCTGCCGGAGCACGCGGCGCACCACGAGTTCCTGCACGCGGTGTACACGGCGATGGACGTCGTGCGCGGCATCCTCATCGCGAGCTGGGCGACGCGGGGCCAGGACGAGCTGGAGGCCCGCTGGGAGCGCGGCCGCCGGCACCTGCGCCTGCTGTTCACGACCTTGATGGCCGCTACCGCCTGA